In one Vibrio sp. YMD68 genomic region, the following are encoded:
- the yciH gene encoding stress response translation initiation inhibitor YciH, with the protein MSLVYSTDVGRIKPEEQVVERPKGDGIVRIQRQTKGRKGKGVCIVSGLDLADAQLKLVAAELKKVCGCGGSVKDGTIEIQGDARDKIKAHLEKKGHTVKLAGG; encoded by the coding sequence ATGAGTCTAGTGTATTCAACCGACGTCGGACGTATCAAACCAGAAGAACAAGTTGTAGAAAGACCTAAAGGTGATGGTATTGTGCGCATTCAGCGACAAACCAAAGGTCGTAAAGGCAAAGGGGTTTGTATTGTTTCAGGGTTAGATCTAGCCGATGCCCAACTAAAGTTAGTTGCAGCCGAACTTAAAAAAGTATGCGGCTGCGGTGGCTCTGTTAAAGACGGAACCATTGAGATTCAAGGCGACGCTCGAGACAAGATTAAAGCTCATCTTGAAAAAAAAGGCCACACGGTAAAATTGGCCGGCGGCTAG
- a CDS encoding conjugal transfer protein TraF, with the protein MKNNLRFLTLSIALASASASAANYAIEARGDAMGGVGVVSANFLTAPFYNPALTAIYRRNDDVGMLIPSIGLSYSDEDNMVDDLDLVAGLINEASSGDYSNIANLQSSLDSLNGDQAKLELGGVVAFAIPNQYIAANVFAKAYTESFASPDIYTEANSALPQADINTAINAELSSVNAVGIGVAEVGISLAKYQTFLGQHIAFGISPKLQRIYTYVYSADLDNYDITDIADNGTSETMFNMDAGFLWFHGPLRIGFTATNLVSRDIQTKELTKSAITSQIDPTQVRPAETLSYAYQLRPQYTVGAGLVGDYATISVDYDLNEDERFTGFDDNTQWLRVGGEIDIMRQLKLRAGYKRNLAYEDSDDTVTAGIGISPLNLFQMDIGASYTNENSMGVYLNFLGSY; encoded by the coding sequence ATGAAAAATAATCTTAGATTTTTGACTTTGTCTATCGCTCTTGCCAGTGCCTCTGCGAGTGCTGCTAATTATGCAATTGAAGCCCGTGGTGATGCGATGGGTGGCGTAGGGGTTGTTTCGGCAAACTTTCTCACCGCTCCATTTTATAACCCTGCATTAACAGCAATCTATCGCAGAAACGATGACGTTGGAATGCTCATTCCAAGCATAGGCTTATCTTACAGTGACGAAGACAACATGGTTGATGATCTTGATCTGGTCGCTGGGCTTATCAACGAAGCGAGTTCAGGTGATTACTCTAATATTGCTAATCTTCAGTCAAGTCTTGATAGTTTGAACGGAGACCAAGCTAAGTTAGAGCTGGGTGGCGTTGTTGCTTTTGCTATTCCTAATCAATACATCGCTGCTAATGTCTTTGCAAAAGCTTATACCGAGTCTTTTGCTTCGCCTGATATATATACTGAAGCTAATTCTGCACTACCGCAAGCTGATATCAACACGGCAATTAATGCTGAGCTAAGTTCTGTCAACGCAGTAGGAATAGGCGTTGCAGAAGTTGGCATCTCTCTTGCCAAGTATCAAACGTTTTTAGGCCAGCACATTGCATTCGGTATTAGCCCCAAATTACAGAGAATCTATACTTACGTTTATTCAGCCGATCTGGACAACTACGATATTACGGATATCGCAGATAATGGTACCAGCGAAACCATGTTTAACATGGATGCCGGTTTTCTTTGGTTCCATGGACCTCTTAGAATAGGTTTTACAGCAACCAATCTAGTATCAAGAGATATTCAGACCAAAGAGCTAACAAAGAGCGCGATTACATCTCAAATAGATCCGACACAAGTTAGGCCTGCGGAAACATTGAGCTATGCGTATCAATTACGACCTCAGTACACCGTTGGCGCGGGGCTTGTTGGCGATTACGCTACCATCAGTGTTGATTATGATTTGAACGAAGACGAACGTTTCACCGGATTCGACGATAATACTCAGTGGTTAAGGGTAGGGGGCGAGATTGATATTATGCGTCAATTAAAACTCAGGGCAGGGTACAAGCGTAACCTTGCGTATGAGGATAGTGACGACACGGTGACGGCTGGTATCGGTATATCCCCACTCAACTTATTTCAAATGGACATCGGTGCAAGCTATACCAATGAAAATTCTATGGGTGTTTACTTAAACTTCCTTGGTAGCTACTAA
- a CDS encoding D-alanine--D-alanine ligase, whose protein sequence is MTQTTILLLCGGGSSEHEVSLVSANYLQQQLSLTPNFDVVRVEIRQDGWFNESDKLVSLDTNTATLNSEDKNLHIDFVIPCIHGFPGETGDIQSMLELAEIPYLGCGPEASTNSFNKITSKLWYDALGIKNTPYLFLSENDSHSLEKAEQALREWGSIFIKAARQGSSVGCYKVTESSQLQEAIDAAFGYSDQVLVEKAVKPRELEVAAYEYDGQLFLSQPGEVIAPSDAFYTYEEKYSADSHSITEIVAGNLTQTQLSAIEVSARKVFTQMRLRHLSRIDFFLTEDGHIYLNEVNTFPGMTPISMFPKMLANNGHQFHKFLENCVNTSLGQATPKA, encoded by the coding sequence ATGACTCAAACAACCATCCTTCTACTGTGTGGCGGAGGCTCTTCTGAACATGAAGTGTCTTTAGTCTCGGCCAACTATCTGCAGCAGCAGCTATCTTTGACTCCAAACTTTGATGTGGTGCGCGTAGAAATACGTCAAGACGGTTGGTTTAATGAATCAGATAAACTCGTTTCTCTTGATACCAATACCGCTACGTTGAACAGTGAAGACAAAAATCTTCATATTGATTTTGTAATTCCTTGTATCCATGGTTTTCCAGGGGAAACAGGAGACATTCAATCGATGCTCGAGCTAGCTGAAATCCCATACCTCGGATGTGGACCAGAAGCGAGTACCAATAGCTTTAACAAGATTACCTCAAAGCTGTGGTATGACGCGCTTGGCATCAAAAATACACCTTATTTATTCTTGTCAGAGAATGATTCACACTCTTTAGAAAAAGCAGAGCAAGCACTAAGAGAATGGGGCAGTATTTTTATTAAAGCCGCTAGACAAGGCTCTTCTGTGGGATGTTACAAGGTAACTGAATCATCACAGCTTCAAGAGGCTATCGATGCCGCTTTCGGATATTCTGATCAAGTATTAGTAGAAAAAGCAGTAAAGCCAAGAGAACTTGAGGTCGCCGCTTACGAGTATGATGGCCAGCTATTCTTATCTCAGCCGGGTGAAGTTATCGCACCTTCCGATGCTTTTTATACCTATGAAGAAAAATACAGTGCAGACAGCCATTCTATTACCGAAATAGTCGCTGGTAACCTCACACAAACTCAGTTGAGCGCAATAGAAGTCAGTGCGAGAAAAGTCTTTACTCAAATGCGATTACGCCATTTATCTCGAATTGATTTTTTCTTAACTGAAGATGGTCACATTTATTTAAATGAGGTAAATACCTTCCCTGGAATGACGCCCATTTCTATGTTTCCTAAGATGCTAGCGAACAACGGTCACCAATTTCATAAGTTCCTCGAAAACTGCGTGAACACTTCTCTTGGGCAAGCTACTCCCAAGGCTTAA
- a CDS encoding YoaH family protein produces the protein MFDDLSLTHEEQQKAVEKIQELMQTGMSTGQAIKLVAEQIRKEHSEKQ, from the coding sequence ATGTTTGACGATCTTTCATTAACCCACGAAGAGCAGCAAAAGGCTGTAGAGAAAATCCAAGAACTGATGCAGACAGGTATGAGTACCGGACAAGCGATAAAGTTGGTCGCTGAGCAAATTAGAAAAGAGCACAGCGAAAAGCAATAG
- the vxrA gene encoding sensor histidine kinase VxrA: MIKRAFQFLVLISAFTSTNVLANSLPERIDNFISYFNFEDAITSYDIRVIQAEYPTKLITPDSLLPRTAEYPLQDIQRLYRLSQSCTGKLPLSPLITEPLVFTRAICKETNLSVRWFARSGLIHPGGGSYAYRWVAKYPETKQLLEMFMHIQERPLSPPNTLLGRLQRMNQGSITALISGAKMFIEKDELWLKQGDIYYIFGANHWQSNVSKAELSFALSSESSTCFVQRGNMCWDIEDHSDILRISMIALVFANILLVAGWSAYRWNSKRQEMKSRMLVLQILTHELRTPIASLSLTVEGFRREFEHLPESVYDEFRRLCEDSRRLRQLAEASKDYLQSDNKPLNTEWVPSVSEWLEYKVADEFKGEIQFAINKDIAAKLNVYWLSNCIDNLIRNALKYGVAPILIDVTTAADRLTIKVIDQGELSHRDWRSLRKPFVSKSGLGLGLTIVESMVSRMGGKMTLVGPPTTFILEIPCETDTATR; the protein is encoded by the coding sequence TTGATTAAACGCGCATTCCAATTCTTGGTTCTCATTTCAGCATTTACGTCGACTAATGTACTTGCCAATTCATTACCTGAGAGAATTGATAACTTCATCAGTTACTTTAACTTCGAAGATGCCATAACTTCTTATGATATCCGAGTTATTCAGGCGGAGTATCCGACAAAGCTAATCACGCCAGATTCCTTACTTCCCAGAACGGCAGAATATCCACTGCAAGATATTCAGCGACTGTATCGATTATCTCAATCGTGTACGGGTAAACTACCTCTTAGCCCACTTATCACCGAACCGCTAGTATTCACAAGAGCAATATGCAAAGAAACCAATCTTTCAGTCCGTTGGTTTGCTCGTAGCGGTCTTATCCACCCAGGTGGCGGTTCTTACGCGTATCGCTGGGTTGCAAAATACCCTGAAACCAAACAGCTTTTAGAAATGTTCATGCACATTCAAGAAAGGCCATTGTCTCCCCCAAATACTCTATTGGGCCGATTACAACGGATGAATCAAGGCAGCATTACCGCATTGATCAGTGGTGCAAAAATGTTTATCGAGAAAGATGAACTGTGGCTAAAACAGGGAGACATATACTACATTTTTGGTGCCAATCATTGGCAATCGAATGTCAGTAAAGCTGAACTAAGTTTTGCGCTGTCGAGTGAAAGTTCCACATGTTTTGTGCAGCGGGGGAATATGTGTTGGGATATCGAAGATCATTCCGATATCCTCCGTATTTCAATGATAGCCCTGGTTTTTGCGAATATCTTGCTCGTTGCCGGGTGGTCGGCTTATCGCTGGAATTCCAAACGACAAGAAATGAAAAGCCGGATGTTAGTTCTTCAGATACTGACCCACGAACTGAGGACTCCTATCGCGAGCTTGTCACTCACAGTGGAAGGGTTTAGGCGAGAATTTGAGCATTTGCCGGAAAGTGTATACGATGAATTTAGACGATTATGTGAAGATTCGCGAAGATTACGGCAATTAGCCGAAGCAAGTAAAGATTATTTACAATCCGATAACAAACCCCTGAACACAGAATGGGTACCATCTGTTTCAGAATGGTTAGAGTATAAAGTAGCGGACGAATTTAAAGGCGAGATTCAATTCGCTATCAATAAAGATATCGCCGCGAAACTGAATGTTTACTGGCTAAGTAACTGCATTGATAATTTAATACGTAACGCACTTAAATATGGAGTCGCCCCAATACTGATTGATGTGACGACTGCTGCGGATCGTCTAACGATCAAAGTGATTGATCAAGGTGAACTTTCACACCGAGATTGGCGTAGCTTAAGAAAACCGTTTGTAAGCAAGTCAGGCCTGGGATTGGGCCTCACAATTGTTGAATCTATGGTCAGTCGAATGGGTGGAAAGATGACACTCGTTGGGCCACCTACTACTTTTATTTTGGAGATCCCCTGTGAAACAGACACTGCTACTCGTTGA
- a CDS encoding DUF2861 family protein — protein MKPLPFVALLVVCFPLAANDVGWFEENTSLTQAHQYLLEDDLDSMFGSIVKVHQQNSSTSIEEHLNRLLIHSLDVDCGKGLDNKRLPEWLASASVRRTNIQSPGRDMYNVTVSIESKKEIENIVFNRWVDKPISTDSEFASIESNSDKKTVYQKRYNLNSRIPPGLYRLDVTAVDQETWSSWIVFVHTKAKQVVRWQSKDQWSIEKNALLNENCPLPELTVALYDYVDGSYNEVWSRSYESDFPTSFEPRSIEPERYVLAVSMTNQRWQGPVLIEQSQIISKTYDVSVEE, from the coding sequence ATGAAGCCTTTACCGTTTGTTGCTTTATTGGTTGTTTGCTTTCCTCTGGCGGCGAACGATGTGGGGTGGTTTGAGGAGAATACCTCGTTAACTCAAGCGCATCAGTATTTGCTAGAAGATGATCTCGATTCCATGTTTGGTTCAATCGTTAAGGTTCATCAACAGAATTCAAGTACCTCTATTGAAGAACATTTGAATCGGCTGCTTATCCACTCACTTGACGTTGATTGTGGTAAAGGGCTCGATAATAAACGTCTACCCGAGTGGTTAGCATCTGCATCGGTACGTAGAACCAATATTCAGAGCCCAGGTCGAGACATGTACAATGTCACGGTCTCTATTGAATCAAAGAAAGAAATAGAGAATATCGTATTTAACCGTTGGGTAGATAAACCCATCTCAACAGATAGTGAATTTGCGTCCATAGAATCTAACTCTGATAAAAAAACGGTCTACCAAAAACGTTACAACCTCAATAGCCGAATTCCACCAGGACTCTATCGACTGGATGTGACCGCCGTCGATCAGGAAACCTGGAGTTCATGGATCGTCTTTGTTCACACTAAAGCGAAACAAGTCGTAAGGTGGCAATCTAAAGATCAATGGAGCATAGAGAAAAATGCGTTGCTCAATGAAAACTGTCCGCTTCCTGAGTTGACGGTGGCTCTCTACGATTATGTTGATGGAAGCTATAATGAAGTTTGGAGTCGAAGCTATGAATCTGACTTTCCGACGTCATTTGAACCTAGAAGCATCGAACCAGAAAGATATGTATTGGCTGTATCGATGACGAATCAAAGGTGGCAAGGCCCTGTATTAATCGAACAATCTCAAATAATCAGTAAAACATATGATGTTTCTGTAGAGGAATAG
- the pntB gene encoding Re/Si-specific NAD(P)(+) transhydrogenase subunit beta, with product MSAGLVQAAYIVAAIFFIMSLAGLSKQESARAGNYYGITGMAIALVATIFGPNTEGLAWILLAMVIGGAIGIHYAKKVEMTEMPELVAILHSFVGMAAVLVGFNSYIDPPAVISIDPADIHAEHVIHLVEVFLGVFIGAVTFTGSLVAFGKLRGIIDSSALNLPHKHKLNLVAIVASLLLMIYFVKADGSMFALLLMTLIAFAFGCHLVASIGGADMPVVVSMLNSYSGWAAAAAGFMLANDLLIVTGALVGSSGAILSYIMCKAMNRSFISVIAGGFGQEVSSSNSDEDYGEHREINAEDVADMLKNSSSVVITPGYGMAVAQAQYPVYEITEKLRALGVNVRFAIHPVAGRLPGHMNVLLAEAKVPYDIVLEMDEINDDLSSTDTVLVIGANDTVNPAALDDPSSPIAGMPVLEVWNAQNVIVFKRSMNPGYAGVQNPLFFKENTQMLFGDAKESVDAISKAL from the coding sequence ATGTCTGCAGGATTAGTACAAGCGGCTTATATTGTTGCTGCAATCTTTTTCATCATGAGCCTTGCTGGTCTTTCCAAGCAAGAATCGGCTCGTGCAGGTAACTACTACGGTATTACCGGTATGGCAATTGCGTTGGTTGCCACTATTTTTGGTCCAAATACAGAAGGGCTTGCTTGGATACTTCTCGCTATGGTTATCGGTGGCGCTATCGGTATTCATTACGCCAAGAAAGTTGAAATGACTGAAATGCCAGAGCTCGTCGCGATACTGCACAGCTTTGTTGGTATGGCAGCAGTATTGGTTGGTTTTAACAGCTACATTGATCCGCCAGCCGTTATTTCAATCGACCCGGCTGATATTCATGCCGAGCATGTTATCCACTTAGTTGAAGTTTTCCTCGGTGTGTTTATCGGTGCTGTTACTTTTACCGGTTCATTGGTAGCGTTCGGGAAATTACGCGGCATCATTGATTCTTCGGCACTGAATCTTCCACACAAGCACAAACTAAACTTAGTTGCTATCGTCGCGTCTTTACTGCTTATGATTTACTTCGTGAAAGCTGATGGAAGTATGTTTGCATTGCTTCTGATGACATTGATTGCGTTCGCTTTTGGTTGTCATTTAGTCGCATCCATTGGTGGAGCAGACATGCCGGTTGTTGTTTCAATGCTGAATTCATATTCAGGTTGGGCAGCAGCAGCAGCAGGTTTCATGCTAGCCAACGATCTTCTTATTGTGACTGGTGCATTGGTCGGCTCGTCAGGTGCGATTCTGTCTTACATCATGTGTAAAGCAATGAACCGATCGTTTATCAGTGTAATTGCGGGTGGTTTTGGGCAAGAAGTCAGCTCAAGTAACAGCGATGAAGATTACGGTGAGCACCGTGAAATTAACGCTGAAGACGTGGCTGATATGCTGAAAAACTCTTCTTCTGTGGTTATCACTCCAGGTTACGGAATGGCGGTTGCCCAGGCTCAGTACCCTGTGTATGAAATAACAGAAAAGCTACGCGCTCTAGGCGTAAATGTACGTTTTGCTATTCACCCTGTTGCAGGTCGTTTACCGGGTCACATGAACGTACTACTGGCTGAAGCAAAAGTGCCTTATGATATCGTGCTTGAAATGGACGAAATCAACGATGATTTGAGCTCAACGGATACGGTTCTTGTGATAGGCGCAAACGACACAGTAAACCCAGCGGCGCTCGATGATCCATCGAGCCCAATCGCGGGGATGCCAGTACTTGAAGTATGGAATGCACAGAATGTGATTGTATTTAAACGTTCGATGAACCCTGGCTATGCTGGCGTACAAAACCCATTGTTCTTTAAAGAAAACACTCAAATGTTATTCGGAGATGCAAAAGAAAGCGTGGATGCGATTTCTAAAGCATTATAG
- a CDS encoding DUF3319 domain-containing protein: MAVTIYKGFNLKSADNTSDIWQAKIKNHVLSGSLAAVKKSIDWFCDTATIIDPKEFTSVGRKRESSGSPQAENFNGYALKNDTGEANAWYCFFNGRLIKGSKIAIQKHIEAYIIAKQKAEQQRK, from the coding sequence ATGGCTGTCACAATTTATAAAGGTTTTAACTTAAAGTCTGCCGATAACACCAGCGATATTTGGCAAGCTAAAATTAAGAACCACGTTTTGTCCGGTAGCTTAGCTGCGGTGAAGAAGAGTATCGATTGGTTTTGCGATACCGCTACAATAATCGATCCAAAAGAGTTCACTTCCGTTGGGCGAAAGCGTGAATCATCAGGCTCACCGCAAGCAGAAAACTTTAATGGCTATGCATTAAAAAACGATACGGGTGAGGCTAACGCCTGGTATTGTTTTTTCAACGGCAGACTCATTAAAGGCTCGAAAATTGCGATACAAAAGCATATTGAAGCGTATATAATTGCGAAACAAAAAGCCGAGCAACAGAGAAAATAG
- the vxrB gene encoding response regulator transcription factor VxrB, with protein sequence MKQTLLLVEDDKNLADGLLVSLEQAGYECLHAETIASVAQHWEKVDLVILDRQLPDGDSVEHLQSWKKLKDVPVILLTALVTIKDKVAGLDSGANDYLTKPFAEAELFARIRAQLRLPESEEVDDSKVTTPNLTIDKATREVFYHGESITLTRTEFDLLLFLASNLGRVFTRDELLDHVWGYNHFPTTRTVDTHVLQLRQKLSGLEIETLRGVGYKMKA encoded by the coding sequence GTGAAACAGACACTGCTACTCGTTGAAGATGATAAGAACTTAGCTGACGGTTTATTAGTAAGCCTTGAGCAAGCAGGATATGAATGTTTACATGCAGAGACAATTGCTAGCGTGGCACAGCACTGGGAAAAGGTCGATCTCGTCATTTTAGATCGCCAATTGCCCGATGGTGATTCCGTAGAGCACCTTCAGAGCTGGAAGAAGCTTAAAGATGTACCTGTCATATTATTAACCGCACTTGTGACGATCAAAGATAAAGTTGCAGGTTTGGATTCGGGGGCTAACGATTACCTCACCAAACCATTTGCAGAAGCAGAGTTGTTTGCTCGTATTCGTGCCCAACTTAGGCTGCCTGAATCAGAAGAGGTTGATGATTCAAAAGTCACCACGCCGAATTTAACGATCGATAAAGCAACGCGCGAAGTTTTTTATCATGGCGAATCCATTACCTTAACTCGTACCGAATTCGATCTGTTACTTTTCTTAGCAAGCAACCTAGGTCGAGTATTTACAAGAGATGAGCTACTCGATCATGTTTGGGGTTACAACCACTTTCCTACAACAAGAACCGTTGATACGCACGTGCTGCAACTTCGTCAAAAGCTATCAGGGTTAGAAATCGAAACCCTACGTGGTGTTGGCTACAAGATGAAAGCGTGA
- a CDS encoding tyrosine-type recombinase/integrase: MQKKIPQVTDKRRLNDWRSTFGSQVTLEEFDMLTHGVYSRNSLLAMVKDWNLFSEFCQIKQVSSLPASVTVVRLFIEREAKKRKFSTLKRYAVTLSLVHRLLYDTDPVSNSLIRQLLASYRMEKFGDAKQAQGLTLNHIKELDRILTETPSPKSVRDLAIYYVMFECALKRSDLKSLSFSDLTECENHYLVSIKDHSYELSHRCSSILKLWLSVAGDNPDLCLFRAIDRHGNVSSAQMDDSSIYRVLASASDLLNLSVKFSGQSTRVGAAQHLASRGKKAKDIQEFGRWLSPAMPYQYMGLKQTAEDEKRVYKIIKPWE, translated from the coding sequence ATGCAAAAAAAGATCCCACAGGTTACTGATAAACGGCGACTAAATGATTGGCGGTCAACTTTTGGGTCTCAAGTTACCTTAGAGGAATTCGATATGTTGACCCATGGGGTATACTCTCGAAACTCTTTACTTGCGATGGTCAAAGATTGGAATCTTTTCTCTGAATTCTGTCAAATCAAGCAAGTCAGTTCACTCCCCGCTTCTGTCACTGTTGTTCGCTTATTTATTGAGCGGGAGGCGAAAAAGCGTAAGTTTTCCACCTTGAAACGTTACGCGGTCACCCTATCTTTGGTTCATCGGCTACTCTATGATACAGACCCTGTTTCTAATAGCTTGATTCGGCAATTACTGGCGAGTTATCGAATGGAAAAATTCGGGGATGCAAAGCAAGCACAAGGCTTAACCCTGAATCACATTAAAGAACTCGATAGAATATTGACGGAAACACCGAGCCCTAAAAGTGTTCGTGATCTAGCCATCTATTACGTGATGTTTGAATGTGCCTTAAAGCGTTCGGATCTAAAATCCTTGTCTTTTTCTGATCTCACCGAATGTGAAAATCACTATCTTGTATCAATCAAAGATCACAGTTATGAGCTTAGCCACCGGTGTTCTTCCATTTTGAAATTGTGGCTGTCGGTCGCAGGTGATAACCCGGATCTCTGTTTGTTTCGTGCGATAGATCGACATGGTAACGTAAGCAGTGCTCAAATGGATGACTCTTCGATTTACAGAGTATTAGCCTCAGCGAGTGACCTGTTAAATCTTTCCGTTAAATTTTCAGGGCAATCAACTCGTGTCGGAGCCGCTCAGCATTTGGCCAGTCGTGGTAAAAAAGCCAAAGACATTCAAGAGTTTGGTCGTTGGTTGTCCCCTGCTATGCCTTATCAATACATGGGTCTAAAGCAAACAGCAGAGGATGAAAAGCGAGTTTATAAGATCATTAAGCCTTGGGAGTAG